One Rosa chinensis cultivar Old Blush chromosome 3, RchiOBHm-V2, whole genome shotgun sequence DNA window includes the following coding sequences:
- the LOC112191818 gene encoding isocitrate dehydrogenase [NAD] catalytic subunit 5, mitochondrial, translating to MASQLLRRVIGSRSTHFLSGAVNPSPTLLSSSSPAARVFSSTSTPITATLFPGDGIGPEIAESVKQIFREAEVPIEWEEHYVGEQIDPRTQSFLTWESLESVRRNKVGLKGPMATPIGKGHRSLNLTLRKELNLYANVRPCYSLPGYKTRYDDVDLITIRENTEGEYSGLEHQVVRGVVESLKIITRQASLRVAEYAFHYAKAHGRERVSAIHKANIMQKTDGLFLKCCREVAEKYPDIKYEEVVIDNCCMMLVKNPALFDVLVMPNLYGDIISDLCAGLIGGLGLTPSCNIGEGGIALAEAVHGSAPDIAGKNLANPTALLLSAVTMLRHLELHDKADRIQDAILKTIAEGKYRTADLGGKSTTTDFTQAICDHL from the exons ATGGCTTCCCAGCTATTGAGGCGCGTAATCGGAAGCCGCTCCACCCACTTTCTCTCCGGCGCCGTGAATCCTTCCCCGACCTTGCTCTCATCGTCGTCTCCGGCAGCTAGGGTTTTCTCATCTACTTCCACTCCGATCACTGCCACCCTCTTCCCCGGCGACGGTATCGGCCCCGAGATCGCCGAGTCCGTCAAACAG ATATTCAGAGAAGCTGAAGTCCCAATTGAATGGGAAGAGCACTATGTTGGGGAGCAAATAGATCCCAGGACTCAGAGTTTTCTGACATGGGAAAGTTTAGAGTCGGTACGAAGGAATAAGGTGGGCTTGAAAGGGCCGATGGCCACACCAATTGGGAAGGGTCATCGTTCATTGAATCTTACACTGAGGAAAGAACTGAATTTGTATGCAAATGTCAGACCTTGTTACAGCCTTCCTGGCTATAAGACTCGATATGATGATGTGGATCTTATCACTATCCGTGAGAATACCGAGGGGGAATACAGTGGACTTGAACATCAA GTGGTGAGAGGTGTTGTTGAAAGCCTCAAGATCATTACCCGTCAAGCTAGCTTGAGGGTGGCCGAGTATGCTTTTCATTATGCCAAGGCCCATGGAAGAGAAAGAGTGTCTGCAATACACAAAGCAAATATAATGCAGAAAACCGACGGTCTTTTTCTCAAG TGTTGCCGCGAAGTTGCAGAGAAGTACCCTGATATAAAGTATGAGGAAGTTGTCATTGATAATTGCTGTATGATG CTTGTGAAGAATCCAGCACTTTTTGATGTGCTAGTGATGCCTAACCTCTATGGTGATATTATTAGTGACCTTTGCGCTGGGTTGATAGGGGGTTTGGGCTTAACACCAAG CTGCAATATTGGTGAGGGAGGTATTGCCCTTGCTGAAGCTGTACATGGATCGGCACCTGATATTGCTGGAAAG AATTTGGCAAATCCAACTGCTCTGCTTTTGAGTGCTGTTACCATGCTTCGCCATTTGGAGCTCCATGATAAAGCTGATCGGATCCAGGATGCGATCCTGAAGACAATTGCAGAGGGCAAGTACCGTACTGCTGACCTTGGTGGCAAATCAACAACTACTGACTTTACACAAGCGATTTGTGATCATCTCTGA